The nucleotide sequence GGGTGGTGATAGGGAGATATACTGAGAAGATGGCTGAGAAATGAGGGCGAAGAGATAGTGACGCACGCACATTCCACACGATTTGAGCTAAACTCCCTCCTAAAGTAGACCCAGACCCTATTCCCCTTTTCCTAGGATCCTGTGATCCTACCTGCTGTATTATACCAGTCTCACCCTATATCTCCCATCACCCAGCTATGTACAGTACTCTCCGTGTTCCTTCTTCCTCCATCATGCTCCTTACCAATTAGCTCAGGTTCTGGATTCTTCAGGAGGGGCACAAAAGCTTTGTAGGCATTCCCAAGTCGGGTTCCTGTGAACACAGCAGTGTGCTATCCCCAGCCCGTGTCACCCCGTTTCCACCCTTCCAAAGCCCAAGATTTCAGGACCTTAACACTCAACACTACCTTGAGCTGGTATACCTTATTTCCTCCCCTCAGGTCCATCCCTAGGATCAGGTGGGGGGCATCGTATGTGTGAACCTAACCTATTGGCATAGAGGCAGTGCCCTTTCTTAGGCTGACTAGAGATGCCCTATTTTAAGGACAAGGTTCACAATCCATCTTGAGGGCCTTGCTCTATCTCTTGGGAATGATCCCAAGCCTCTACCTGGTGGCCCACGCTCCACCCTACAAACATAGTAGGTGTTTCGAACTGTAAGGAATTTGCTGGCATAGTCTCCAGGGGTCTTCAACAGGAAGAAGAACTTCATTGTCCCCTCTTCATCACACAGATCGATGGTATCTAGAGAGAGGCCACAGGGTAATTGGAGCAGCCAAGGAAGGAGAGCGGGAGCAAAAGGGGCCAGTGATCCTATCCCGAATGGGTTGGAGGAAGCTGTCAGGATTCAAGGAGCTCTCTTTTTGCTACCAGAAGGGTTTGGGGGCTAGAGATGACCCTACTACTTCTGACCCTTGGCCATTAGTCCCCACCCCAAACTCCTCACCTTTTTTagacaatttcattttatttcggATGTAATGCAACAACAGGAGGACAGAGCAATTGGTGTTGACCAGAAACTGCTGATTATCTGAGAAGAGATGGGATGGGGCATGTGGCACTTCTCTACTTATACCATCCCTATGATCTCCACTGCCCTCAAACCTCCCCAGCACTACACTTAGACTCTGGCTCTGTGATGTCCCTCACCTCCATGTTTGATGAAGATGAACATGCTCTGAAGATCTTCTCACTCTTCAGAGAGAGCCCCTGATGAGTCATACAGGGAGAGGGTGTTCTAGAGGCCTGGAGGGGCCAAGCAGGCCCATGGTGTAGAAGCAGATGGATTACATAAGCCGAGGAGACCCAGACTGGGCAGACAGGAGAGAGCTTTTGGCAGTTGTGGATAACCAGCATCCCTaggggtggggcctgaggctgCAGTTGAGGGATTATGAGGTCAGAAGTGGTATGTGCGgcagaaggtggaggaaggataAGGAGAGAAGAACTTGGGTGGGGTCTGTAAAAGATTTGTTGGGAATGGGGGAAACACGGGAAATCTAACTCTAAACTGGACTCTGGAAGGAGAGCAGGACACTTAGAGAAAAACAAGTTTCTGGAACAGTACTCTTTTCTAGTTAATTTGTGGTACAACT is from Equus asinus isolate D_3611 breed Donkey chromosome X, EquAss-T2T_v2, whole genome shotgun sequence and encodes:
- the CXHXorf65 gene encoding uncharacterized protein CXorf65 homolog: MFIFIKHGDNQQFLVNTNCSVLLLLHYIRNKMKLSKKDTIDLCDEEGTMKFFFLLKTPGDYASKFLTVRNTYYVCRVERGPPGTRLGNAYKAFVPLLKNPEPELIGALRTQCDELERSRIKMLKSQEAKKVVTIEPSAKVPSKSSRRSYDQKPTRRGPFFKTRADFLSRRTKRRYPNKQTK